From the Candidatus Hydrogenedentota bacterium genome, the window GGCAGCCACCCGCCTCCCTGTCGCATGAGGGCGCCGAGTTCACGTGGCGCGACGCAAGAGCGTCGGGGCTCCCGGCGGTGGTGAACCTGGAATCCGTGTTGGGCCCGTACCAGCAGACCGCGGCATATGCCTTCGCGCGGGTCGCTCTGCCGCAATGGCGGCCCGCGGAACTCCATCTGATTTTCGACGACATGATAGCCATGTGGGTGAACGGGGAGAAAGCGTATGAGTCCGTTATGTCCGGCGCCCTGGACGCCGCGCCGGAATCTGCCCGGGTTACCCTCCAACCGGGTTGGAACGGTATTCTCGTGCGTGTGACGCAAGAAAATGGCGCATGGGGCTTTGGCGTGCGGCTCGTCGACCGGCGCGGCGATGCCATCGGCCTCGACGCCCAGTCCATGCCCGACGACGGGATGTCCGGCATCGGCGTGACCGCGGACACCTTGCGCCCAGTAATAGCGGAAGACGCGCCATGACGGCGCGCCTCGCGGGAGGCATACGAATGTTCAAGTGGATGCTTTGTCTGGCGGTAACGAGTTTTCCGGCTCTCGCGCAGGAGGCCGCGCCGGTACCCCTGCCGCGCGCACATTCGCACAATGACTACGAGCATGACCGGCCCCTGCTTGATGCGCTCGACCACGGNNNNNNNNNNNNNNNNNNNNNNNNNNNNNNNNNNNNNNNNNNNNNNNNNNNNNNNNNNNNNNNNNNNNNNNNNNNNNNNNNNNNNNNNNNNNNNNNNNNNTGCTTTGTCTGGCGGTAACGAGTTTTCCGGCTCTCGCGCAGGAGGCCGCGCCGGTACCCCTGCCGCGCGCACATTCGCACAATGACTACGAGCATGACCGGCCCCTGCTTGATGCGCTCGACCACGGCTTCTGCGGCATCGAGGCCGACATCTTCCTCATCGACGGCAAACTGCTGGTTGCTCACGACATCGAGGACGTGCGCCCCGAACGCACGTTGCAGGCCTTGTATCTCGACCCGCTCCTCGGTCGCGCGCGAGAGAACAACGGCCAAGTCTACCCCGGCGGACCGGGGATCACCCTGCTGATCGACATCAAGAACACGGGCAAGGAAACGGTGCTCGCGCTTCTGGACGCACTCGAACCGTACCGGGAGATGCTGACCGAGTTCACGCGCGATGCCACGCGGCCGGGGTCCGTCACGGTGATCGTGTCCGGCTTCTACCCCTATCCCGTGCTACGTGAAATATCGCCCCGCTTGGCCGCCGTCGACGGCCGGCTGCCGCAACTCGGCGAATCGCCGCATGAAGTCCCCATGGTCAGCGAAAGCTGGACGAAACTGTTTCAATGGCGCGGAAGCGGCCCGTTGCCAGAGCGCGATGACAAGAACCTGCGCCGGATCATCGAGCGGGCCCATGCGGCCGGGCAGCGGGTCCGGTTCTGGGACCTGCCCGGCGGCCCGGAGACGCTTCCGCTCTTGTACGAATTGGGGGTCGACTTATTGAACACGGATGACCTGGACGCCTTGCAGGCGTTTCTGCTTGAACGCATGAGGTCCGAAACAACGGGGAAGGAATAGCACATGCAGAAGATACGGATTGGCATCGTCGGCCTGGGCGGCATCTGCCGCCTGCGGCACGTGCCCGGGCTGCGCAAGATCGAGGGCGTGGAACTGGTCGTGGTCGCGAACCGCTCGCGCGAATCGAGCGAACGCGCCGCGCACGAATTCGGCATTCCTGAAATCGCGGAATCGTGGCGCGACGTCGTAGACCGCGACGACCTGGACGCCGTGCTTGTCGGCACGTGGCCCTGCATGCATCGCGAGGTGAGCATCGCCGCGCTTGATTCCGGGAAACACGTCTTCTGCCAGGCGCGCATGGCGATGAACCACGCGGAGGCAAAGGAAATGCGCGCCGCGGCGCTGCGCTCGAACCGCGTGGCGATGCTCTGTCCCGTACCGTATGGCCTGAAGTACGACCGCACCGTGCTGCGTTTGATCCGCGAAGGCGCGCTGGGCCATGTGCGGCTTGCGCGTGTGCAAGGCTTCTATGACACTTTCGCCGAGGCCGATGCGCCCATGACCTGGCGCAAGGACCACCGGCTCAGCGGCCTCAACGCGCTGACACTAGGCATGTTCATCGAAGTTATGCACCGCTGGTTCGGCTGGACGCGCGCCGTTGCCGCGTCCACGCGCACCTTCATCCCGGAACGCAAGGACGCCGAAGGCCGCTGGACCGCCGTGCAAATCCCCGACCAGTTCCTCATCAACGCGGTGATGCAATCCGGCGCGGACGTGCAGTACGCCTTCAGCGGGGCCGTGCGCGACGGCCGCGACATCGTCGAAATCTACGGAACCAAGGCTTCCTTGCACTACGACGTGCTGGAAGACCGGATGTGCTGGCTGCGCGCCGGCAAACCCGGGGAGGATGTGGACGTCCACCCCGGGGACGCCTATGACGTCACGGACTGGCGTGTCGAACGCGATTTCATCGACGCCATTCGCGAGGGCAAGGAATACCACCCGAACTTCGCGGACGGTCTGCGCTACATGCAGGTGCTCCAGGCCGTATATGACGCGGCGGAACGGCAGGCCGTAGTCGTGCTCGACGACGCGTGAGGCCGGTCAGAGCAGCCCGAGTTTCTGCAACTGCTTGACGCCCGTGCGCACTTCTTCAGCGGACTTGTGCAGCGACGCCTTCTCGGCGGCGGTGATGTCCAGTTCGACGATCTTCTCGACGCCGTCCTTGCCCAGCACGCACGGCACGCCCATGAAAATGTCGCTCAGCCCGTACTGGCCCGTCAGGTAGGCCGCGCAGGGGAGCACCTGCTTCTCATCGCGCAGGATGCTCTGCGCCATGCGCACCGCGCTCGCCGCGGGCGCATAGAACGCGCTGCCGGTCTTCAGCAACTGCACGATCTCGCCGCCGCCCTTGCGCGTGCGGTCGACGATCGCGTCGATGCGGTCCTGCGGCAGCAGCTTCGTGACCGGGATGCCCGACACGACCGTATACTGCGGCAGCGGGACCATGTCGTCGCCGTGCGAACCGAGGACCATCGTGTCCACGTTCTTCATGCTCACGCCGAGTTCCATCGCGACGAACGCGCGCATCCGCGCGCTGTCGAGGCAGCCCGCCATGCCCACGACGCGGTTCGCGGGAAAGCCCAGTTTCTTGTGCGCGAGATACACCATCGTGTCGAGCGGGTTTGTCACCACGATCACGACCGAATCCGGCGCGTATTGCCTCACGTTGTCGCAGATGCCGGAGATGATCTTGCCGTTTTTCTCGAGCAGGTCGAGCCGCGTCATGCCGGGCTTGCGCGGCAGGCCCGCCGTGATGATCACGAGATCCGCGCCCGCGATGTCCTTGTAGTCGTTTGTGCCGACCGCCTGGCAACTGTAGCCCCGGATCGGCCCCGCCTGCGTCATGTCGAGCGCCTTGCCCTGCGGCAACCCCTCGACGATGTCCGTCAGCACCACGTCGCCCAGTTCGAGTTCGAGGCAGTACTGCGCCGCCGAAGCGCCCACGTTCCCCGCGCCAATCGACGCGATCTTGAATTTCTTGCCTACCGGCATGCCGGCTCCCTCCACAGTTCGGGTTCTTGGATCTTTTTTGGGAATACTCAGCGAAAACGGGATTATACCGCCCGTTTATTCCCCGGGCAACGCTGTCAGCAATCCCCACTGCCCCTCCTTTCCGTCGTTTGTGTCCCTCACGTCCTTGAACGGGCAACAGCCTGCACATTCCTGTGCCCAGCGCCCTTGCAGCGGCCGCTCCCCCCGGCTAAAATCGCGGTTACTGGCTTTGCCGAAGCCCGGGGAGGAGCGCACGGGCAGCTTCGAGTAAGGAATCGTCATGAAATCGCTTCGTAACACGGTCCTTCTTCTTGTTCTTGTCGTGGGTTCCGGTCTGGCCGCCGCCGAGCCGCGGGCATGCGCGCATCGCGGCGACGTGATGGCCGCGCCGGAGAATACCGTGCCCGCGTTCGTATCCGCCGTGAAGAAAGGCGCGGCCATGATCGAATTTGACGTCCAGAAGACGAAGGACGGCCACCTCGTCATCATGCACGACCCGACGGTGGACC encodes:
- a CDS encoding phosphatidylinositol-specific phospholipase C/glycerophosphodiester phosphodiesterase family protein, which translates into the protein LCLAVTSFPALAQEAAPVPLPRAHSHNDYEHDRPLLDALDHGFCGIEADIFLIDGKLLVAHDIEDVRPERTLQALYLDPLLGRARENNGQVYPGGPGITLLIDIKNTGKETVLALLDALEPYREMLTEFTRDATRPGSVTVIVSGFYPYPVLREISPRLAAVDGRLPQLGESPHEVPMVSESWTKLFQWRGSGPLPERDDKNLRRIIERAHAAGQRVRFWDLPGGPETLPLLYELGVDLLNTDDLDALQAFLLERMRSETTGKE
- a CDS encoding Gfo/Idh/MocA family oxidoreductase; amino-acid sequence: MQKIRIGIVGLGGICRLRHVPGLRKIEGVELVVVANRSRESSERAAHEFGIPEIAESWRDVVDRDDLDAVLVGTWPCMHREVSIAALDSGKHVFCQARMAMNHAEAKEMRAAALRSNRVAMLCPVPYGLKYDRTVLRLIREGALGHVRLARVQGFYDTFAEADAPMTWRKDHRLSGLNALTLGMFIEVMHRWFGWTRAVAASTRTFIPERKDAEGRWTAVQIPDQFLINAVMQSGADVQYAFSGAVRDGRDIVEIYGTKASLHYDVLEDRMCWLRAGKPGEDVDVHPGDAYDVTDWRVERDFIDAIREGKEYHPNFADGLRYMQVLQAVYDAAERQAVVVLDDA
- the mdh gene encoding malate dehydrogenase, with the protein product MPVGKKFKIASIGAGNVGASAAQYCLELELGDVVLTDIVEGLPQGKALDMTQAGPIRGYSCQAVGTNDYKDIAGADLVIITAGLPRKPGMTRLDLLEKNGKIISGICDNVRQYAPDSVVIVVTNPLDTMVYLAHKKLGFPANRVVGMAGCLDSARMRAFVAMELGVSMKNVDTMVLGSHGDDMVPLPQYTVVSGIPVTKLLPQDRIDAIVDRTRKGGGEIVQLLKTGSAFYAPAASAVRMAQSILRDEKQVLPCAAYLTGQYGLSDIFMGVPCVLGKDGVEKIVELDITAAEKASLHKSAEEVRTGVKQLQKLGLL